Proteins co-encoded in one Nonomuraea helvata genomic window:
- a CDS encoding family 43 glycosylhydrolase, translated as MTDSDNGLNIDRRSLLAGAAGLAGAAALPTTAAQAAPMTEAASMRRYPSNWPELEPYGLADTRQDLWPRADNSFILPLELRPRDKELGRVWMRDTYVNCFVVDGRPIYVATGTTRAAGIAGPAPWNDGLFVWVSPSLRGPWRLVDTTGIRPGAEKGKVWSPEFVGENRPGRMVVAPWQEYWHDDRFGKRGDVWAPEVHYFRGKWYIVACMGDHSRKVGSFMLVSEGGLEGPYRLVQGNHDKPFGDSFVGGPDFIEPGAYHHIDGSLYSEGDDAWLVLHNHLYAKFRDDMEDIVPTTNLPQFQQTPYSPEPYLEGAYVFKHGGKYYLLQAAWNRSSPNADGSTRYAYDPPGPGRAQYHYDAVVAVSDTFEGPYSKRWTVGVGAGHNNFFVDAGGRLWATFFRNPRFGYWADPSRVGDTAVAGVVRVEWTGPEGNRLYVRRRNHGHTIND; from the coding sequence ATGACTGATTCCGACAACGGGTTGAACATCGACCGACGGTCCCTGCTGGCGGGCGCCGCCGGCCTGGCAGGAGCGGCGGCACTGCCCACGACCGCCGCGCAGGCGGCCCCGATGACAGAGGCGGCATCGATGCGGCGGTATCCGTCGAACTGGCCTGAGCTCGAGCCCTACGGCCTCGCCGACACCCGGCAGGACCTGTGGCCGCGTGCGGACAACTCCTTCATCCTCCCGCTCGAGCTGCGCCCCCGTGACAAGGAGCTCGGCCGGGTCTGGATGCGGGACACGTACGTCAACTGCTTCGTCGTCGACGGTCGTCCGATCTACGTCGCTACCGGCACCACCCGGGCGGCCGGGATCGCAGGGCCAGCCCCGTGGAACGACGGCCTCTTCGTGTGGGTGTCCCCGTCTCTGCGCGGGCCGTGGAGGCTGGTCGACACCACCGGCATCCGCCCCGGCGCCGAGAAGGGGAAGGTCTGGTCTCCGGAGTTCGTCGGCGAGAACCGGCCAGGACGCATGGTCGTCGCTCCGTGGCAGGAGTACTGGCACGACGACCGGTTCGGCAAGCGGGGCGATGTCTGGGCCCCGGAGGTGCATTACTTCCGCGGCAAGTGGTACATCGTCGCGTGCATGGGTGACCACTCCCGGAAGGTCGGTTCGTTCATGCTCGTGAGCGAGGGCGGCCTCGAGGGTCCGTACCGGCTCGTCCAGGGCAACCACGACAAGCCCTTCGGCGACTCCTTCGTCGGAGGACCCGACTTCATCGAGCCCGGCGCCTACCACCACATCGACGGCAGCCTCTACTCCGAAGGCGACGACGCCTGGCTGGTGCTGCACAACCACCTGTACGCGAAGTTCCGGGACGACATGGAGGACATCGTCCCGACGACCAACCTCCCGCAGTTCCAGCAGACGCCCTACTCGCCCGAGCCGTACCTCGAAGGCGCGTACGTGTTCAAGCACGGAGGCAAGTACTACCTCCTCCAGGCCGCCTGGAACCGGTCCTCGCCCAATGCCGACGGCAGCACCCGATACGCCTACGACCCGCCCGGCCCCGGCCGCGCGCAATACCACTACGACGCGGTCGTCGCCGTCTCGGACACGTTCGAGGGACCGTACTCGAAGCGGTGGACCGTGGGTGTCGGCGCCGGCCACAACAACTTCTTCGTGGATGCCGGCGGCCGGCTGTGGGCGACGTTCTTCCGCAACCCCAGATTCGGCTACTGGGCCGACCCGTCGCGCGTCGGCGACACGGCGGTGGCCGGGGTCGTGCGGGTGGAATGGACGGGGCCGGAGGGCAACCGCCTGTACGTCCGGCGCCGGAACCACGGGCACACGATCAACGACTGA